A section of the Pithys albifrons albifrons isolate INPA30051 chromosome 4, PitAlb_v1, whole genome shotgun sequence genome encodes:
- the SCGN gene encoding secretagogin, whose protein sequence is MESGTEVRLDAAAFLGAWRRFDADDNGYIEGKELDNFFHHLLEKLGPENTMTEEQVQSLKEQFMSVYDVTTDGRLQIHELANMILPDDENFLLLFRRETPLDNSVEFMRIWRSYDADSSGFISAGELKDFLRDLFLQHNKTVAEVKLEEYTDTMMKIFDKNKDGRLDLNDLARILALQENFLLQFKMDASSTEERRRDFEKIFAHYDVSKTGALEGPEVDGFVKDMMELVKPSISGVDLDKFRQILLNHCDVNKDGKIQKSELALCLGLKSNP, encoded by the exons ATGGAGAGCGGCACCGAGGTGCGCCTGGACGCCGCCGCCTTCCTCGGAGCCTGGCGGCGCTTCGACGCCGACG ACAATGGTTACATAGAAGGGAAGGAGCTTGACAACTTTTTTCATcatctcctggagaaactgggaCCAGAA AACACCATGACAGAAGAACAAGTTCAGAGTTTGAAGGAGCAATTCATGTCTGTCTACGATGTCACCACAGATGGACGCTTGCAAATCCATGAG cttgCAAATATGATCTTGCCAGATGATGAGAACTTTCTACTGCTTTTCCGTCGGGAAACTCCCTTGGACAACAGTGTGGAATTCATGCGG ATCTGGCGCAGTTACGATGCTGACAGCAGTGGATTTATTTCAGCTGGTGAGCTCAAA GATTTCCTGCGAGATCTCTTTTTGCAGCATAACAAGACGGTTGCTGAAGTAAAGCTGGAAGAATATACTGACACCATG ATGAAAATCTTTGACAAAAATAAAGATGGACGACTGGACCTAAATGACCTGGCAAG GATTCTGGCACTCCAGGAAAATTTCCTTCTACAATTTAAGATGGAT GCTTCCAgcacagaagaaagaaggagagatTTTGAGAAGATCTTTGCACATTATGATGTT AGTAAAACAGGAGCACTTGAAGGCCCAGAAGTGGATGGGTTTGTGAAAGACATGATGGAACTGGTCAAG CCCAGCATTAGCGGAGTGGACCTGGACAAGTTCCGCCAGATCCTGCTCAACCACTGTGATGTGAACAAGGATGGGAAAATTCAGAAATCTGAGCTAGCTTTGTGTCTCGGGCTGAAAAGTAACCCATAG